The proteins below come from a single Serratia ficaria genomic window:
- a CDS encoding HPP family protein produces MKTQWIEKVKVGCARLWPHPLAVGKREIALSSIGAGLGLMIAGWISHFILGEVNLWFIAPMGASAVLLFGVPNSPLAQPWSIVGGNTLAAVVGVSSGLLVADPGLACGLAACLAIGLMFKLRCLHPPGGAVALTAILGGPGIHQMGYQFVLYPVLLNSVLLAALAILFNNLAGRRYPHPLAPAEAKPASLPIDAVSITRADLHQALMQGELFDIDEDDLQEILLRAEQLAHRRQNPGG; encoded by the coding sequence ATGAAAACGCAGTGGATAGAAAAGGTAAAAGTGGGATGTGCGCGCCTGTGGCCACACCCGTTGGCGGTGGGTAAAAGAGAGATTGCGCTTTCCAGCATCGGGGCGGGTCTGGGGTTGATGATTGCCGGCTGGATCAGCCATTTTATTCTGGGCGAGGTGAACCTGTGGTTTATCGCCCCGATGGGCGCTTCGGCGGTACTGCTGTTTGGCGTGCCGAACAGCCCGCTGGCGCAGCCCTGGTCGATCGTCGGCGGCAATACGCTGGCGGCGGTGGTGGGGGTCAGCAGCGGCTTGCTGGTCGCCGATCCCGGGTTAGCCTGCGGGCTGGCTGCCTGCCTGGCGATTGGCCTGATGTTCAAGCTGCGCTGCCTGCATCCGCCCGGCGGCGCGGTGGCCCTGACCGCCATCCTCGGCGGGCCGGGCATCCACCAGATGGGCTATCAGTTCGTGCTTTACCCGGTGTTGCTCAACTCGGTGCTGCTGGCGGCGCTGGCGATACTGTTCAACAACCTGGCCGGGCGGCGTTACCCGCACCCGCTGGCGCCGGCGGAGGCCAAGCCGGCCAGCCTGCCGATCGACGCCGTGTCGATCACCCGCGCCGATCTGCATCAGGCGCTGATGCAGGGCGAGCTGTTCGATATCGATGAGGACGATCTGCAGGAAATCCTGCTGCGCGCCGAACAGCTGGCGCACCGACGGCAAAACCCGGGTGGATGA
- the yfcF gene encoding glutathione transferase: MSQPIVELYADSQFFSPYAMSAFVALTEKNIPFSVKPIDLAQAENQSAAYASLSLSRRVPTLVMGEFQLSESSAITEYLEDIHPAHAVYPRDVKQRAKAREIQAWLRSDLLAIRAERPTEAIFGGAKFPPLSAAAQEAARKLIAAAERLLSHGQDDLFREWCIADTDLALMLNRLVMHGDEVPERIRHYAQKQWQRPSVQAWLALPEKMRG, from the coding sequence ATGTCTCAACCGATTGTCGAGCTGTATGCCGACAGCCAATTTTTCAGCCCTTATGCCATGTCCGCGTTCGTCGCGTTGACGGAAAAGAACATTCCCTTCAGCGTGAAACCGATAGATTTGGCGCAGGCAGAAAACCAGAGCGCCGCCTATGCGTCGCTGTCGTTGTCACGTCGGGTGCCAACGCTGGTGATGGGTGAGTTTCAGCTTTCCGAATCTTCGGCAATCACCGAATACCTGGAGGACATTCATCCGGCCCATGCGGTCTACCCGCGCGACGTCAAGCAACGCGCCAAGGCGCGCGAAATCCAGGCCTGGCTGCGCAGCGATCTGCTGGCGATCCGCGCCGAACGCCCGACCGAAGCCATCTTCGGCGGCGCTAAATTTCCACCGCTGTCCGCCGCCGCGCAGGAGGCCGCCCGCAAGCTGATCGCCGCCGCCGAGAGGCTGCTGAGTCACGGGCAGGATGATCTGTTCAGGGAGTGGTGCATCGCCGATACCGATCTGGCGCTGATGCTCAACCGGCTGGTGATGCACGGCGACGAGGTGCCGGAACGCATTCGCCACTATGCGCAAAAGCAGTGGCAGCGTCCCTCGGTGCAGGCCTGGTTGGCGCTGCCGGAGAAAATGCGCGGCTGA
- a CDS encoding aromatic amino acid transport family protein, producing the protein MSSDNTYVSPALAAGVRAPAPAKSLSFLEGVAMIVGTNIGAGVLSIAYASSKAGFLPLLFWLVLVGGLTTITMLYVAESTLRTRAHLQLSGLAKRYVGGVGAWLMFASVCVNSIGALTAYMTGSGKLLQSLFGISPALGSLLFFVPAAGVLYLGLKAIGRGEKFISIGMVVMLTALVAATLLKDTTQMRNLLDGDWRFMVPVFNVVVFCFSAQYIVPEMARGFSDKPEQLPKAIMVGMAVTFVLLAAVPMSVIALSGLDDISDVATISWGQALGQWAFFSANIFALCAMLTSYWGLGGSFLTNIFDKFRLGNDEQPLRRFGVLLLVVVPPFVLAYSGLVSFVNALYFAGVFSGVILSIMPMLILRGARKHGDQTPRWQCSWITHPLLQASIVLLYLASAVYAIASLLGYLPAGW; encoded by the coding sequence ATGTCTTCTGATAACACCTATGTTTCTCCGGCGCTTGCCGCCGGGGTGCGAGCACCTGCACCCGCCAAATCACTGAGTTTTCTCGAAGGGGTGGCGATGATCGTCGGCACCAACATCGGCGCCGGCGTGCTGTCCATCGCCTACGCCTCCAGCAAGGCCGGCTTTTTGCCGCTGTTGTTCTGGCTGGTGCTGGTCGGCGGGCTGACCACCATCACCATGCTGTACGTCGCCGAATCCACGCTGCGCACCCGCGCTCACCTGCAGCTTAGCGGGCTGGCGAAGCGCTACGTCGGCGGCGTGGGCGCCTGGCTGATGTTCGCTTCGGTGTGCGTCAACAGCATCGGCGCGCTGACCGCCTACATGACCGGCAGCGGCAAGCTGCTGCAGTCGCTGTTCGGCATTTCGCCGGCGCTCGGCAGCCTGCTGTTTTTCGTGCCGGCGGCGGGGGTGCTGTATCTCGGGCTGAAGGCGATTGGCCGCGGCGAGAAGTTCATCAGCATCGGCATGGTGGTGATGCTGACCGCGCTGGTGGCGGCGACGCTGCTGAAAGACACCACCCAGATGCGCAACCTGCTGGACGGCGACTGGCGCTTTATGGTGCCGGTGTTCAACGTGGTGGTGTTCTGCTTCTCTGCGCAGTACATCGTGCCGGAAATGGCGCGCGGCTTTTCCGACAAACCGGAGCAGCTGCCGAAGGCGATTATGGTCGGCATGGCGGTGACCTTTGTGCTGCTGGCGGCGGTGCCGATGTCGGTGATCGCGCTCAGCGGGCTGGACGATATCTCCGACGTGGCGACCATCTCCTGGGGCCAGGCGCTGGGGCAGTGGGCGTTCTTCTCCGCCAACATCTTCGCGCTGTGCGCGATGCTGACCTCTTATTGGGGATTGGGCGGCAGCTTCCTGACCAATATCTTCGACAAGTTCCGGTTGGGCAACGACGAGCAGCCGCTGCGCCGCTTCGGCGTACTGTTGCTGGTGGTGGTGCCGCCGTTCGTATTGGCCTACAGCGGGCTGGTGTCGTTCGTTAACGCGCTGTACTTCGCCGGGGTGTTCAGCGGGGTGATCCTGTCGATCATGCCGATGCTGATCCTGCGCGGCGCGCGCAAGCACGGCGACCAAACCCCGCGCTGGCAGTGCAGTTGGATCACCCACCCGTTGCTGCAGGCCAGTATCGTGCTGCTGTACCTGGCCAGCGCGGTGTACGCCATCGCTTCGTTGTTAGGCTATTTGCCCGCCGGATGGTGA
- a CDS encoding NAD-dependent succinate-semialdehyde dehydrogenase produces MKLNNPELLRSQCLINGEWCDALSGKREAVINPATGAELASIPLVSEEETQQAINAAQLAQQSWKQLTARQRAALLLAWADQVLAAQEDLAQLMTAEQGKSLAEARGEVAYAASFITWFAEEAKRVDGAVLQAPQASQRLVVVKQPIGVCAAITPWNFPAAMITRKVAPALAAGCAIIVKPAEQTPLTALALARLAQDAGIPPGVLQVVTGEAAQVGKVLCDSPVVRKLSFTGSTEVGRILMAQCAPSIKKLSLELGGNAPVIVFDDANLDAAVAGIMASKFRNSGQTCVCANRIYVQDGIYDRLAEKLVAAVEQLKVGDGSHEGTTQGPLIDGDAVEKVQSHIDDALIKGAQIATGGQPHALGGTFFQPTVVTGVTQKMRFAKEETFGPVAPLFRFHDEAEAIAMANDTEFGLAAYLFTQNASRQWRVPEALEYGMVGINTGLISNEVAPFGGVKQSGLGREGSRYGIEEYLELKYLCIDVSC; encoded by the coding sequence ATGAAACTGAATAATCCCGAACTGCTGCGCAGCCAGTGCCTGATCAACGGCGAGTGGTGCGACGCGCTGAGCGGCAAACGCGAAGCGGTGATCAACCCGGCCACCGGCGCCGAACTGGCCAGCATTCCGCTGGTGAGCGAAGAAGAAACTCAGCAGGCGATCAACGCGGCGCAGCTGGCGCAGCAGAGTTGGAAGCAGCTGACCGCCAGGCAGCGCGCCGCCTTGCTGTTGGCCTGGGCCGACCAGGTGCTGGCCGCCCAGGAAGACCTGGCGCAGCTGATGACCGCCGAGCAGGGTAAATCGCTGGCGGAAGCGCGCGGCGAAGTGGCCTACGCCGCCTCGTTCATCACCTGGTTCGCCGAGGAGGCCAAGCGGGTCGACGGCGCGGTGCTGCAGGCGCCGCAGGCTTCGCAGCGGCTGGTGGTGGTGAAGCAGCCGATCGGCGTGTGCGCGGCCATTACCCCGTGGAACTTCCCGGCGGCGATGATTACCCGCAAGGTGGCGCCGGCGCTGGCGGCAGGCTGCGCCATCATCGTCAAACCGGCCGAGCAAACCCCTTTGACCGCGCTGGCGCTGGCCAGGCTGGCGCAGGACGCCGGCATCCCGCCGGGCGTACTGCAGGTGGTGACCGGCGAAGCGGCGCAGGTAGGCAAGGTGCTGTGCGACAGCCCGGTGGTGCGCAAGCTGAGCTTTACCGGCTCGACCGAGGTTGGCCGCATCCTGATGGCGCAGTGCGCGCCGAGCATCAAGAAGCTGTCGCTGGAGCTGGGCGGCAACGCGCCGGTGATCGTGTTCGACGACGCCAATCTGGACGCGGCGGTGGCGGGCATCATGGCCTCGAAATTCCGCAACAGCGGCCAGACCTGCGTTTGCGCCAACCGCATCTACGTGCAGGACGGCATCTACGACCGCCTGGCGGAGAAGCTGGTGGCGGCGGTCGAACAGCTGAAGGTCGGCGACGGCAGCCACGAGGGCACCACCCAGGGGCCGCTGATCGACGGCGATGCGGTGGAGAAGGTGCAGAGCCACATCGACGATGCCTTGATCAAGGGCGCGCAGATCGCCACCGGCGGTCAACCGCACGCGCTGGGCGGCACGTTCTTCCAGCCGACGGTGGTGACCGGCGTCACCCAGAAGATGCGCTTCGCCAAAGAGGAGACCTTCGGCCCGGTGGCGCCGCTGTTCCGCTTCCATGACGAAGCGGAGGCCATCGCCATGGCCAACGACACCGAATTCGGCCTGGCCGCCTATCTGTTCACGCAAAACGCCTCGCGCCAGTGGCGCGTGCCGGAAGCGCTGGAGTACGGCATGGTCGGCATCAATACCGGACTGATTTCCAACGAAGTCGCGCCGTTCGGCGGCGTGAAACAGTCAGGGCTCGGGCGTGAAGGATCGCGCTACGGGATTGAAGAATATCTGGAGCTGAAATACCTGTGTATCGATGTGAGCTGTTAA
- a CDS encoding 4-aminobutyrate--2-oxoglutarate transaminase has translation MNNAELNQRRQDATPRGVGVMCGFYAERAENATLWDVEGNEVIDFASGIAVLNTGHRHPKVIAAIEKQLQAFTHTAYQIVPYESYVSLAERINQRAPIAGPCKTAFFTTGAEAVENAVKIARAHTGRPGLITFGGGFHGRTYMTMALTGKVAPYKLGFGPFPGSVFHGQYPNALYGVSTEDAMNSLERIFKADIDPKQVAAIVLEPVQGEGGFNVAPADFMQALRALCDRHGMLLIADEVQTGFARTGKLFAMEHYGVKPDLITMAKSLAGGMPLSAVAGRAEVMDAPAPGGLGGTYAGNPLAVAAAHAVLDVIEEEQLCQRAQRLGQHLVEVLQQARKTSPAIADIRAQGSMVAVEFNDPAGKPSAEITRQVQQKALEEGLLLLSCGVNGNVIRFLYPLTIPEDQFTKALGILSRALAQ, from the coding sequence ATGAACAACGCAGAATTGAACCAACGCCGTCAGGACGCTACTCCGCGCGGAGTCGGCGTGATGTGTGGTTTTTACGCCGAGCGTGCAGAAAACGCCACGCTGTGGGATGTGGAAGGCAATGAAGTTATCGATTTTGCCTCGGGTATCGCGGTACTGAATACCGGGCACCGCCACCCGAAGGTGATCGCGGCGATTGAAAAACAGCTGCAGGCCTTTACCCATACCGCTTACCAGATAGTCCCTTACGAAAGCTATGTCTCGCTGGCGGAGCGCATCAACCAGCGCGCGCCGATCGCCGGCCCGTGTAAAACCGCGTTCTTCACCACCGGTGCGGAAGCGGTGGAGAACGCGGTCAAAATCGCCCGCGCCCATACCGGCCGCCCCGGCCTGATCACCTTCGGCGGCGGTTTCCACGGCCGCACCTACATGACCATGGCGCTGACCGGCAAAGTGGCCCCTTACAAACTGGGCTTCGGGCCGTTCCCGGGCTCGGTGTTCCACGGCCAGTACCCGAACGCGCTGTACGGCGTGAGCACCGAAGACGCGATGAACAGCCTGGAGCGCATCTTTAAAGCGGATATCGATCCCAAACAGGTGGCGGCGATCGTGCTGGAGCCGGTGCAGGGCGAGGGCGGCTTCAACGTGGCCCCGGCCGATTTCATGCAGGCGCTGCGCGCGCTGTGCGATCGGCACGGCATGTTGCTGATTGCCGACGAAGTGCAGACCGGCTTCGCCCGCACCGGCAAGCTGTTCGCCATGGAACATTACGGCGTCAAACCGGATCTGATCACCATGGCTAAAAGCCTGGCGGGCGGCATGCCGCTGTCGGCGGTGGCCGGCCGCGCGGAAGTGATGGACGCCCCGGCGCCGGGCGGGCTGGGCGGCACCTATGCCGGTAACCCGCTGGCGGTGGCCGCGGCGCACGCGGTGCTGGACGTGATTGAAGAAGAGCAGCTGTGCCAGCGTGCGCAGCGTCTGGGCCAGCATCTGGTGGAGGTGCTGCAGCAGGCGCGCAAAACCAGCCCGGCGATCGCCGATATCCGCGCCCAGGGTTCGATGGTGGCGGTCGAATTCAACGATCCCGCCGGCAAACCTTCGGCGGAGATTACCCGCCAGGTTCAGCAGAAGGCGCTGGAAGAAGGGCTGTTGCTGCTGAGCTGCGGGGTGAACGGCAATGTGATCCGCTTCCTGTACCCGCTGACCATTCCTGAAGACCAGTTCACCAAGGCGTTGGGCATTCTGTCCCGCGCGCTGGCTCAATAA
- the pdxR gene encoding MocR-like pyridoxine biosynthesis transcription factor PdxR, producing the protein MRSLSGDLLLQRLGEQPDDKLHKRLYNAIRTSILDGSLPPSSRLPASRDLAQELSLSRNTVLTVYEQLLAEGYVLARQGSGTFVAETVPDSCLSTSSVPVGSDGQQRGIELSDRGAALLHHASASPKQWGAFIPGVPDVNAFPHPLFSKIQARISRRPTPQRLTYSNQGGSPELQHALVDYLRVARSVRCSPEQILITEGIHQAIDLVTRMLCNPGDDAWIEEPGYWGIRNILRMNALNICPLAVDEAGLVPPEQPTNPPRLIFVTPSHQYPLGSVMSLARRQRLLALARNAGGWIVEDDYDSEFRFSGQPIPALQGLEADAPVIYIGTFSKTLYPALRLGYVVLPQPLAQALKTAHAELYRGGHLLIQTALAEFIQQGHYTAHIRRMRLLYARRRAFLTHLIEQHLGKQALSEFNNNAGLHLILNLPDETDDVAIAAAASARGVLVRPLSRYYMLPSRRRGLLMGFACVPEEQMAAAFTQLLACIEAPEATP; encoded by the coding sequence TTGCGCTCACTGAGTGGTGATCTGCTGCTGCAGCGCCTCGGCGAACAACCCGACGACAAGCTGCACAAACGGCTTTACAACGCGATCCGCACCAGCATTCTCGACGGCAGCCTGCCGCCCTCCAGCCGCCTGCCGGCCTCGCGCGATTTGGCGCAGGAGCTCAGCCTGTCGCGCAACACGGTTTTAACCGTTTATGAACAACTGCTGGCGGAAGGCTATGTTTTGGCGCGCCAGGGAAGCGGAACATTCGTCGCCGAAACCGTGCCGGACAGCTGTTTATCCACCAGCAGCGTGCCCGTCGGCAGCGACGGGCAGCAGAGGGGCATCGAGCTGTCGGATCGCGGCGCCGCGCTGCTGCACCACGCCAGCGCCAGCCCCAAACAGTGGGGGGCATTCATTCCCGGCGTGCCGGACGTCAACGCCTTCCCGCACCCGTTGTTCAGCAAGATCCAGGCGCGTATCAGCCGCCGGCCGACGCCCCAGCGGCTGACCTACAGCAACCAGGGCGGCAGCCCCGAGCTGCAGCACGCGCTGGTGGATTACCTGCGGGTGGCGCGCTCGGTGCGCTGCTCGCCGGAACAAATATTGATTACCGAGGGCATTCATCAGGCGATAGACCTGGTGACGCGCATGCTGTGCAACCCGGGAGACGACGCCTGGATCGAAGAGCCCGGCTACTGGGGGATCCGCAATATTCTGCGGATGAATGCGCTGAACATCTGCCCGCTGGCGGTGGATGAGGCCGGCCTGGTGCCGCCGGAGCAGCCGACCAACCCGCCGCGGCTGATTTTCGTCACCCCGTCGCACCAGTATCCGCTGGGTTCGGTGATGAGCCTGGCGCGCCGCCAGCGGCTGCTGGCGCTGGCGCGCAACGCCGGCGGCTGGATCGTCGAGGACGACTACGACAGCGAGTTCCGTTTCTCCGGCCAGCCGATCCCGGCGCTGCAGGGGCTGGAAGCCGATGCGCCGGTGATCTATATCGGCACCTTCAGCAAAACGCTGTATCCGGCGCTGCGGCTCGGTTACGTGGTGCTGCCCCAGCCGTTGGCGCAGGCGCTGAAGACCGCCCACGCCGAGCTGTATCGCGGTGGCCATCTGCTGATCCAGACCGCGCTGGCGGAGTTCATTCAGCAAGGCCATTACACCGCGCATATCCGCCGCATGCGGCTGCTGTACGCGCGGCGGCGCGCCTTTCTCACCCATCTCATCGAACAGCATCTGGGCAAACAGGCGCTGAGCGAGTTCAACAACAACGCCGGGCTGCATCTGATCCTCAATCTGCCGGACGAAACCGACGACGTGGCTATCGCCGCCGCCGCCAGCGCGCGCGGCGTTCTGGTGCGGCCGCTGTCGCGCTACTACATGCTGCCCAGCCGACGGCGCGGCCTGCTGATGGGCTTCGCCTGCGTGCCGGAAGAGCAAATGGCCGCCGCCTTTACCCAGCTGCTGGCGTGCATCGAAGCGCCGGAAGCAACTCCCTGA
- a CDS encoding NADPH-dependent 2,4-dienoyl-CoA reductase, translated as MSNYPHLLAPLDLGFTTLKNRVLMGSMHTGLEELPDGPERMAAFYAERAAAGVALIVTGGIAPNEKGVVYRGGSTLSREEQVDHHRTVTDAVHRAGGKIALQILHAGRYSYQPQPVAPSALQAPINPFAPAALSEAEIEQTIADFARCAALAQQAGYDGVEVMGSEGYLINQFLAARTNQRDDAWGGSFSNRMRFAVEIVRAVRQATGGEFILIYRLSMLDLVEDGSSWQEIEQLALAIERAGATIINTGIGWHEARIPTIATMVPRAGFSWVTRKLMGKVGIPLITTNRINDPAVAEQVLADGCADMVSMARPFLADAAFVQKAAEGRADEINTCIGCNQACLDQIFEGKLTSCLVNPRACRETEMPLTPAERPKRLAVIGAGPAGLAFATAAAGRGHRVTLFDAAEQIGGQFNIAKQIPGKEEFHETLRYFRRQLVLREVEVRLGKRVEAAELSEFDEVILACGIVPRTPDIPGIGHAKVLTYLDVLRDKKPVGPRVAIIGAGGIGFDTAEYLSQHGVSSSLDQAEFNREWGIDGSLEQRGGLAPQGPQAPRAARQIYLLQRKTSKVGEGLGKTTGWIHRASLAMRGVKMLNAVSYRRIDDEGLHISRADRQSCLPVDTVIICAGQEPRRELQQPLLAMGKTVHLIGGADVAAELDARRAIDQGTRLAMAL; from the coding sequence ATGAGCAATTACCCCCACCTGCTGGCGCCGCTGGATCTCGGCTTCACCACCCTGAAAAACCGGGTGCTGATGGGATCGATGCATACCGGCCTGGAAGAGCTGCCCGATGGCCCCGAGCGCATGGCGGCCTTCTATGCCGAACGCGCGGCCGCCGGCGTGGCCCTGATCGTCACCGGCGGCATCGCCCCCAATGAAAAAGGCGTGGTGTATCGCGGCGGCTCGACCCTCAGTCGCGAGGAGCAGGTGGATCACCATCGCACGGTGACCGACGCCGTCCATCGGGCCGGCGGCAAGATTGCGCTGCAGATCCTGCACGCCGGGCGCTACAGCTATCAGCCGCAGCCGGTGGCGCCTTCCGCGCTGCAGGCGCCGATCAACCCCTTCGCCCCCGCGGCGCTGAGCGAGGCGGAGATTGAGCAAACCATCGCCGACTTCGCCCGCTGCGCGGCGCTGGCGCAGCAGGCCGGCTACGACGGGGTCGAGGTGATGGGTTCCGAAGGCTATTTGATCAACCAGTTTCTGGCGGCGCGCACCAACCAGCGCGACGACGCATGGGGCGGCAGCTTCAGCAACCGCATGCGCTTTGCCGTCGAGATAGTCCGGGCGGTGCGCCAGGCGACCGGCGGCGAATTTATTCTGATCTACCGCTTGTCGATGCTCGATCTGGTGGAAGACGGCTCCAGCTGGCAAGAGATAGAGCAGCTGGCGCTGGCGATTGAGCGGGCGGGCGCCACCATTATCAACACCGGCATCGGCTGGCACGAGGCGCGCATCCCGACCATCGCCACCATGGTGCCGCGCGCCGGCTTCAGCTGGGTAACCCGCAAACTGATGGGCAAGGTCGGCATTCCGCTGATCACCACCAACCGCATCAACGACCCGGCGGTGGCCGAGCAGGTGCTGGCGGACGGCTGCGCCGATATGGTGTCGATGGCGCGCCCGTTCCTCGCCGACGCCGCCTTCGTGCAGAAAGCCGCCGAGGGGCGCGCCGACGAGATCAACACCTGCATCGGCTGCAATCAGGCCTGCCTCGACCAGATTTTTGAAGGCAAACTCACCTCCTGCCTGGTGAACCCGCGCGCCTGCCGCGAAACCGAGATGCCGCTGACGCCGGCGGAGCGGCCGAAAAGGCTGGCGGTGATCGGCGCCGGGCCGGCCGGGCTGGCCTTCGCCACCGCCGCCGCCGGCCGCGGCCACCGGGTGACGCTGTTCGATGCCGCGGAGCAAATCGGCGGCCAGTTCAATATCGCCAAACAGATCCCCGGCAAGGAAGAATTTCACGAAACCCTGCGCTACTTCCGCCGCCAGCTGGTACTGCGCGAGGTTGAAGTCAGGCTGGGCAAACGGGTCGAAGCGGCGGAGTTAAGCGAATTCGACGAGGTGATCCTGGCCTGCGGCATCGTGCCGCGCACCCCGGACATCCCCGGCATCGGCCACGCCAAGGTGCTGACCTACCTCGACGTGCTGCGCGACAAGAAGCCGGTCGGCCCGCGGGTGGCGATCATCGGCGCCGGCGGCATCGGCTTCGACACCGCCGAATACCTCAGCCAGCACGGCGTCTCCAGCAGCCTGGATCAGGCGGAATTCAACCGCGAATGGGGCATCGACGGCAGCCTGGAGCAGCGCGGCGGGCTGGCGCCTCAGGGGCCGCAGGCGCCACGGGCGGCGCGCCAGATCTATCTGCTGCAGCGCAAAACCAGCAAAGTCGGCGAAGGCCTGGGGAAAACCACCGGGTGGATCCACCGCGCCAGCCTGGCGATGCGCGGCGTCAAAATGCTCAACGCCGTAAGCTATCGGCGCATCGACGATGAGGGCCTGCATATTTCCCGCGCCGATCGGCAAAGTTGCTTGCCGGTGGATACGGTGATTATCTGCGCCGGGCAGGAGCCGCGCCGCGAGCTGCAGCAGCCGCTGCTGGCGATGGGGAAAACCGTGCATCTGATCGGCGGCGCAGACGTGGCCGCCGAGCTGGACGCCCGCCGCGCCATCGATCAGGGCACGCGGCTGGCGATGGCGCTATAA
- the rlmG gene encoding 23S rRNA (guanine(1835)-N(2))-methyltransferase RlmG — MSQLDLGTQQLELERYPQQEEATQLQAWEAADEYLLQQLENVDIGGRPVLIFNDNFGTLACALHAHRPYSISDSYMSQLATRHNLKLNERDPEQVHLLDSLAELPAAPAVVLIRIPKALALLEQQLRALRDVVTPDTLIVAGAKARDVHTSTLQLFEKVLGPTRTSLAWKKARLIYCQAADIVPPAAPDTTNWTLDGSDWLIHNHANVFSRGSLDIGARLFMEHLPHGLNGHIVDLGCGNGVIGLVALQQNPEAQVTFVDESYMAVASSELNVEHNLPQELDRCQFEVNNSLAGIERESVQAVLCNPPFHQQHAITDHTAWQMFCDAKRCLQVGGELRIVGNRHLDYHQKLKRLFGNCTLVASNKKFVILKAVKSGARR, encoded by the coding sequence ATGAGCCAACTCGATCTGGGAACACAGCAACTTGAGCTGGAACGTTATCCCCAACAGGAAGAAGCCACCCAGTTGCAGGCGTGGGAAGCGGCGGATGAGTATCTGCTGCAACAGCTTGAAAACGTAGATATCGGCGGCCGCCCGGTGCTGATTTTCAACGACAATTTCGGCACCCTGGCCTGCGCATTGCACGCCCATCGGCCGTACAGCATCAGCGATTCCTACATGAGCCAGCTGGCGACGCGCCACAATCTGAAGCTCAACGAACGGGATCCCGAGCAGGTGCATCTGCTGGACAGCCTGGCCGAGCTGCCTGCGGCGCCGGCGGTGGTGCTGATCCGCATCCCCAAGGCGTTGGCGTTGCTGGAACAGCAACTGCGCGCACTGCGTGACGTGGTGACCCCGGATACGCTGATCGTCGCCGGCGCCAAGGCGCGCGACGTGCATACCTCGACCCTGCAGCTGTTCGAAAAGGTCCTGGGCCCAACCCGCACCAGCCTGGCGTGGAAAAAGGCGCGGCTGATTTACTGCCAGGCGGCGGACATCGTGCCGCCGGCGGCACCGGACACCACCAACTGGACGCTGGACGGCAGCGATTGGCTTATCCACAACCACGCCAACGTATTTTCGCGCGGCAGCCTGGATATCGGCGCTCGGTTGTTTATGGAGCATTTGCCGCACGGCCTGAACGGCCATATTGTCGATCTGGGCTGCGGCAACGGCGTGATTGGCCTGGTCGCGCTGCAGCAGAACCCGGAGGCGCAGGTGACCTTCGTCGATGAATCCTACATGGCGGTGGCTTCCAGCGAGCTGAACGTGGAGCACAACCTGCCGCAGGAGCTGGACCGCTGCCAGTTCGAGGTGAACAACTCGCTGGCGGGCATCGAGCGCGAAAGCGTGCAGGCGGTGCTGTGCAACCCGCCGTTCCACCAGCAGCACGCCATTACCGACCATACCGCCTGGCAGATGTTCTGCGACGCCAAGCGTTGCCTGCAGGTGGGCGGCGAACTGCGCATCGTCGGCAACCGCCATCTGGATTACCACCAGAAGCTGAAGCGTTTGTTCGGCAACTGCACCCTGGTGGCGTCCAACAAGAAGTTCGTGATACTGAAAGCGGTGAAATCCGGCGCGCGGCGCTGA
- a CDS encoding type II toxin-antitoxin system RelE/ParE family toxin codes for MIKSFRDRYLEQFYLEGMRSRLIPGMLERQLARKLDMLAAAQQERDLHHPTGNYYKRLSGPFQGWSSLRVNMHWRLMFQWRHDAAERIYLDPHQDT; via the coding sequence ATGATTAAATCTTTCCGCGATCGCTATCTGGAGCAGTTCTATCTGGAAGGCATGCGCAGCCGTCTGATTCCCGGTATGCTCGAACGGCAGTTGGCCAGAAAGCTCGATATGTTGGCGGCCGCGCAGCAAGAGCGCGATTTGCATCACCCCACGGGCAACTATTACAAGCGGCTGTCGGGGCCGTTTCAGGGATGGTCAAGTCTGCGCGTTAATATGCACTGGCGGCTGATGTTCCAGTGGCGGCATGATGCCGCTGAAAGAATTTACCTCGATCCTCACCAAGATACCTGA
- a CDS encoding HigA family addiction module antitoxin, whose protein sequence is MLETTTREPTTVGEVLQEEYLTPLGIGQEELAKVLGVTRATVNRLCNGHRRMSVAEANLFADLFETTADFWLNLQAAHDRWEARQADAQRVRLRPIKEILGRNITHA, encoded by the coding sequence ATGTTGGAAACCACGACTCGCGAACCCACCACGGTGGGGGAAGTGCTGCAGGAAGAGTATTTAACGCCGTTGGGCATCGGCCAGGAAGAACTGGCGAAGGTACTGGGCGTTACCCGCGCCACCGTTAACCGCCTGTGCAATGGGCATCGGCGCATGAGCGTTGCCGAGGCCAACCTGTTTGCCGATCTGTTCGAAACGACCGCCGACTTTTGGCTGAACCTGCAGGCGGCGCACGATCGCTGGGAGGCCAGACAGGCCGATGCGCAACGTGTGCGGCTTCGGCCAATCAAAGAAATACTGGGACGCAATATCACTCATGCATGA